The genomic window GGTGAGGCCttcactcttctctcttctgtctggTTAGTTCTCTCCTTCAGAGGCTGGGGTGGCCATTGCGTCCTCAAAACCTGGCCTTGGAGTTCAGCTACCATCACTGTTAGGAGCCCCTCCCACCTACTATCCCTGGGAGCCTCTGGCTGACGCTGGACGTTCCAGACTGGACAAGGGACACAGGCAGACGCTATGGAGGCTGAAGAGCACTTGGCTTAGAGACTGTGGGATTGGGGACTGAGGTGGAGTAACTCCTGTGTCTTTGCGGTTCAGGGCTTCTGTGGATCATACAAAGTACGTGAGctgttccattccattccatgCACGTTAGCAGCATTCAAGAAATTTCTTGATCCAGGAGACTCCACCCCCTGCGTACAAAGTACCATGTGCAGTGAGAGTACAAGAACAAACGAGAATTCTCACCCTCAGTTTTGAGGCTTCTTAGCCAGTAAGGCATCCAATGACTACCACAGGTCGGACTGCCGCATGCTGGCACATGATGGTCTAAACTGCATTTGCATCATTCAAGAGGAACCTACTTCACACACAGCTCTTAGCACGTCACAGAGATGGGAAAGTGAGAAAGGCACTCATTTTCTGAAAACGGTGTGAGCATAGAATTTCGCATATTCTCATGTAATCTCACACCAactttctattttacagatgtagGAACTCTGAaaggtccctgggtggcttactcaAAGTCACGTAGCTAAGATTCATATATAGGACCACTTAACTCCAAACCCATCTCTCCTCtagcaagaaggaaaaggaatttcACGCGTTAAGGGCATCCAAAACCAGTGTGAGAGACAAGCCATTCAAATCTAAACAAGGAAAGAAGTCTAAGATGGGAGCCagttttcagaagagagatcagcaCAAACCTGGACTTCTGTCCATGGAGTGGGGTTTGGGGCTGTTGCCCGAGGCAAGGGCAGGTTGGGTGGGAAGAGAATCCTACTGCCAGCACCGCTTGAACATAGGAGTGGCAATTCTGTGTCTGCGGCACAGTGAAGGGCTACACCCGGACCCCACAGGGAACACCTGCTTCATACTGTTAGGGATGAGGGTGACAGACCAGACCGAGAGGTCTGGGTGTGCTTTCCAACAGAAACAGGAATTCGTAACCACAGGCGCTGTTGGAGGGTGGAACTAGGTATGACTCTATCTGCTCCTGGAGAGCTGAGACCTCTCGCCCTGCTAATGTTAATCCTTCCAGGCTTCCCAAACCCTGACCCTGACCAGTTCTCCCTCTGGTGCCTAGAGGACTTTGTTGGTTGGAAAAGAATATCATTTGGAGAATGCTTCTCCTTCCTAGAGCTCCGGTTACCCTCCTTAGGCTATTCAGACACGTCAAGAGATTATTTTCCCAAGTACCTGGGAATCTGCCACACACAGATTCCCATAGAACTCCGTCTCGGAGCCTCGTCCTCAAGGAGAAGCAGGTTTTGCTGCCAAGCAGCATACACGTTCTACTCAGTTGCTAAGTGGTGGGAGGTGTTCCCGCTCTGTTCCTTTCCTTGACTCTCCTGATCATAACACGGCTCCAAGTTGAATAAACCTCTTTTCCCTACAACCAGAAAGATCTTGGTACATTGGGCAATAAATGAAGCTAtcagcaaagaataaaaacagtcctttaaacaaaatatatctaAGGCTGTTCCACATCCACTGAGAAACTTCGTATGTCCCATGTGATTATCATTaactataaaaagttaaaagttttcCGGGCTCCTGAGATACTTAAgcaatttgatcttttttttttttttttttttttaagttaacataaCTCtaattatgtgccaagcactgttccagcactttacaaatattaacatttttttttcacttttacttttgGATGAACCCTTTAAATATACTGTGCTGTAAAAAAAAAGGCCTGACCTAATGTGTTCACTCATTATCATTGCAAAGTCACTTTCCCCAACTCTTCACTGTCTACCCTAGTgaagaagaaaatctcaaaataggTCTTCTTGGAGCTTTGCCACTTTCATCCTATTCCTACCTGTTAGGATTGAGCTACAACCATGGCAAGTCGGTGCAGCTTTGGGCTTCAGTTGAAAGCGTGGAGTTGGGAATTCCCAGGGTAACATTGTAGGTGTCTGTAATTGTGTAACGATATCCCATAgacagtggcgggggggggggggggggggggggaggggggacactgGCTGGAGGAGATGTGGTGCAATGACTGCTAGGATAAGGGAGTGCACAGGAAGACTAACCTGGCAACAGCATCGGGAAGAGTCCACCGTCGGGGAAGCCAATTAGAAGGCTATGGCACTAAAAGCAAATGACGGGTGAAAAGGGTCTGAGTGTTAGAAAATACGAAAATACTAAGGATAGGAAAGACTAGAAAATGACTCCATGGCATGGGACCTCGAGACTGGGAGAATGAGGGCTGATGTAGATCAGAGAGCCAATGTGGGGTAGGGAAGGATGAATTCTGTTTGGGCATGATACTTTTTAGCTGCTGTGGGACATATATGGAGATGTATAGATACTGAAGCTGGGAAGTTGGGGCAACGTGCAAGTTGGGGTAAATATGTGTTTACCTAACGACCTTACTCATTAATATATCCCAAGCACCAAGAAGAGTATTGAGTCCATAacaggggctcaataaatatttgttgactgaatcaTTAACAGAAAGGTAATCGAAGCTCTTCAAATATGTATCTCTGTATTAGTTCACCAAGAGAATGAGAGCAAGGAGAAATGAGCAGAATCTTAGAAAGTGTGGAGAAGAACTCTGAAGAAAGCCCTCAGAGTCCCAGGGTTGCAGGTGTGTGAGGTGTGGGGCAAGATGTCAGCGGATCAGATCCTGCAGTAGGTCAATGGGGCAGGGATCTGGTCACAGTAGTTACTCTGATGCTTTGTGGCTGTAAGGTGCACACTACATGTCATGGGCTTAATGAGGGACTAGTCTGGAAGCTGAGGTCATTTGCCAAGAGGTAAGGAAAGATGAGTGTGGCATTAGGACCCGAAAGGTCCAGAAAAAGCTGGGAAAGCTGTGATGAATCCTCAGGAGGGTAATAAAAGGGTCACCGAGTGGGGCTCAATGGAAAGATAGACATCATGAGCTTGTAGTAGGGTTGGGGAAGCAATGTGCAGGGCAGGACCAGAGACAGGCATGTCACCCACCATGGAGGACTCTGGAAATATCAATTACTTCCTCTTTGGGAGGCATCTGATTAGTTACCACCAAATGCTGGTGCAGATTTACCCTGGAGAGTCCGCTTGTAAGGCTCATTGGCTCGTGGGCAGGAGCCTAGGGAATTAAGATGGCAGTTTATAGGCTTTGTGTGACcctgtgtccatttttttttaccatctttcCATCCAGCAACACCTATTGCTGAGTatctactaagtgccaggcaaaGGTAAGGAAAGCCAGTGCCTTCTTCCCTCCGGGGGGTGTGCGATTTACCAAGCAATCTCACCCCATCGCTGTGCTTCCCAGAAGTTCCATGTGACCGAGTCCTGATCTGAACCCTGCTCTGGTGCAGCAGGTGGGCAGGATGGAGGAGAACAGGGAGGCAATCTCCGGGCCAGGGAAAGCAAGTTTGCTATTGTAGGGCCCGAAACCTGCTTATTTTGGTAAGCTTTAGCTGTCTTTTAGTTCCTGGGTTTGGTTCCATTGGTTTCTCTTTAGGCTTCTGGCTCcagtccttttaaaatttatagtgtGTCTTAGTTGAGCCAAAGAGAACAAGAGACTGGAATTGAATGTTCAGACTGTTTGGGTCAGAGAAGATGTCAGGCAGTAAGCCCTGGGAACCAGGTGCCATGGGCATAGCaccagattggaaagaaaaactCACAAGGGATGCACCTGGAGACCCCCATGCAGGGCTCTTCTGTTCTATTCTGGGAAGCTTGTATGTTTCCTTTTAAGAATGGAAAAGGAACCTACATAGAGTGCTAAGCTAAGGTGAGAGAGGACATTGCTGGCTgcactttccttctctccctcctgagGCACCCACTTAGGAATTGACCAGAGAGTCTTCCCCAGGGAGTGGAAGATCTGGTGCAGGAGGGTAGGAGGGGAATAGCCCATGAGCGGCCATGGGATGTGCCCTTCCCAGAGTGGCCACCAGGGCCTCTATACTGGTGACTAGTGCAGAGGGTCAGCTCTGACACAAGGGGACCTGTTCTATGAGTGAGCTTCTCCAGGCCCAGTGGGAGCTGCTTCCTGGGGCTTCAGGATGCTGTAGccagagagcaggtgagggaggctggggcagagagagggcagggagtggggactGAAGGAGAGAGGCACAGGTCTGGCCACCCTGGGCCTATTCTTCCTGGGCATTCTCCCCGCCCACTTTCTCTCACTAGACGGAGCAACAGGGCCCACTTCGTAGGACCATTCGTGATCACCTCAGACTCTGCCCCACTGCCCAGCACCCCTTGTAAGATATTGATCTAGTGGTGATGGGATGGCTCTGGTGCTCAGATCAGGGACTGCGAGGTCTCTGGGCACTCCCAGAGTTGGGGATAAAGAGTCCTTCAAGTACAAAGGAAACTCCCTAACTGCAGTTCTCCACAGGGGTGGGGGAATTTGCCCTGAAGAGGGTGAGGGCTCTTCCCAACTAGCCTTGATTCTGAGATTCCCTCCAGAGTCTTCTGGTCTGTTCGCCTCTGCTGCTATCATAGCGTGGGCCGCAGGGGGGCGCTGCTCTCCCTCTGATGGTCTGGCTAAAGGCGGCCGGGGTGGGCTCCCAGCTCACTGAAGTTCCTGAAAAGACGGCAGGGTCACCAGAGGGAGGAAGATACCAATTTATCACCCAGTGCTTCCTCCCGGCCCGAGACAAGCAGTTCCCCCGGTCCGCTGGGTCGTCAGGCCTTCCCCTTGGACAGAGAGGTtctgccccaccccgcccagAGGGCCCCAGGTGAGCCTCACAgtgagggggcggggcctccccATGTGCCCGGATGTTCCCACGCCCCCTCCCCACATCCACACACCCCCATTCTGGCTTCTCCTTCTGACTGCTGggtctcatctctctctctctctctctctctctctctctctctctctctctcgaacgCTCTGACAATGGCACTTCCAGCATCCCggcctgtccctctctcccccctgtcCACCCCATCTTTTTCTGGTTCCTGTCTGCCTCACAGGCGGCCgtctcccctcccatcccctggtTAACCAGCTGTGTAAAGTGCTGCCAGGGCTGAACTGATGGAtgggcccttccccagccctgctctTGCTCATGCCTCCCCGGCAAGCCCTttctcctcacctctccctccaCCACATATTTTATCATCAGGGAAGGACACCAAGAGGAAAGGACGTTCTGGATAAGCAAGTGGAGGTGGGTTGGGCAGATAATGGGGGGGATGCGGGCAGCTCTTGCAGATAAGGGTTTCCAAGACTCCCTGGAGAGTGCTGTATGAATGAGGGAGAATGCCCCTGATCCTTCTGTCCTTCCATGACCCTGACTGAGCAAAGCCTGAAGCTGGGAGATGGATGGAAAGGGAGGGTGGTGCGTAAAAGGGCTGGAGATTTAGAGCAGCCAGAACGGAATTTGCATCTCAACCCCGACAGTTATTAGCTGCAGGACCCCGGGCAGGTACACCTGTTTCTCCATCGGTAAAGTGGAGGTAAAGCGGTCTATGGTGCCTTGCACCAGTGtaagctcagtaaatgttggctcCTATCCCTGCTATTAGGGTGCTGGGCCACCCTGTTCCCCTGAAATCTCTCTCACCCCTGCATCCTGGATTCCATCCAAGAACACCTATTCCTACAGGCCCTTTATATACCAGGAACCTTCACATCCACACTACCATGTAATTCCTCTTTTTATAATTACAAAGGCAGGAACACAGAGAGGTTAGCAGGACCAGTGTATTAATAGAAGCTGAGGCAGAACCAAGAAGCCTGAGTCCAGAGCCCCAGGATCTGCCATGCTGGTGGCAGCAGGTTGCTGAAAAAGAAACTGAGCAAAGGTTTGCTGAGAAGCTCCACTGGGCAAGAGCTTCAAAGAGGCCTGAGTGGGAGTGAGAACCCTGGTTCTGCTCCTGCCCCTGTCacttgctgggtgaccttgaggaagttcttttccctctctaagcctcagcttcCACTTCCTCATCTCGCCAGGGTGTGGGGCAGAGGTGGGCCACATCCTTTGTGAAATCTCATTCCACCCTGAACACTGTGTTCCCTCCCCTACAAAGGAACCCAGCATTGTGATATATAGTGGGGCTGAGCTCAAGGCTGGTCATAGGGTGAAAATCTAGTCCTCATTTTCCCCACCCTTCATTTCCtcactcttccccacccccatcgtGTCGCTTGGGGCCTGTAACCAATGAGACGTAAAATGAGAAAGTATCAGGAACTAGCAAAGCATGGAGAGCAGCTGGGGCATCCTCGAGTGTGATGGACTGCCAGCCCTTCACCTCAGCCCAGCCTCCCGTGCCTGACTGACACAGGACAGCAGGCCAGCCGAGACTCacccagcctggggtgggggtggggggtggggggagtgcagTTGGAGATCAGAGTGGGGAGACCTATTTTCAATGAGTCCAAAAGCCTCAccttaaaaaaaagcaatgaaatgtgTATGTACTGCCATGGAAAGATACATCCAGCACGTGTGTTTGAGTCATAAAAGCAGGTTACGTGATCTCACCTATAAAGTGATCCCATCTATGTTATTACATAGAACTGTTGgtccatacataaaaatatgggCAGACTCCAAACTGAATAGCAGTTACCTCTGGGAGTAATATAATAGGGGAAACATTCACTTTCTACTTTATACACTTTTCCTTTGTTGGACTCTTAAAGCAATCATATATTGctcttataataataaaagaaagatcaTTTTATAATAAAGGTATTTCCATTACGCGGAGGAAAGCCTTGCAGAAATATGCACGGGCTAATGAAAATGCTGTTTCTTTGCTTCAGGCTGGAATTGTATTAACCTAGGGTCGCAAGGTGTGAACTGCTGATCCAATGCACTAGATCTAAAATCGAAGCACAAagagtgtgatttttaaaagagaaaatccacAATCCCTTAAGTTTAAGGGAGGccttaatagtaataataatcctTTAAGTTTGGTTTATAAGACTAAATCTGTCTAAATATATGATACTTAGGGGCGCCCGTGTGGCTTGGTTGGTTATCTGAcatttggttttggctcaggtcatgacctcatggttgtgggatcgagccccacgacaGATCAGACGCCATgctatagagcctgcttggaattctccatctctgtctctctccctctgcccctctcccccacccatgctctctctctaaaataaacaacaacaacaataataatatatatatgattcttAAAGGCAAAGGGAGGATAATTGTAaaagaggtgcttgggtggctccgtcggttgagcgtctgacttcagctcaggttatgatcttgcagttcctgagttcgagccctggattGGGcgctctgctgtcagcctgtcagcgcatagcccacttcagatcctctgtccccctctttctgcccctcccccacttgtgctctccccaaaataatttttttttttttttttaaaaagaggtgctTGGTGTCCACAGCCCAAAACTGGTCTCAGGATGAGGGCCTCTCCCCCTGACAGCTTATACAGCTCAGGAACTAGGCCCACAGCAGCATGTGGTCCAACCACCATCCCCCGAAGGGACAAAGCTTCTCTATGACCAGCCTGAGGCCATGGTGCCTGCAGGAGTCTTTAGGAACGGTTCTCCAAGATCCCTTGGCTCCTTGCCTCCCAACTTTCTCCTGCAACCAGGCCCCGTGGTGTGTGGGGCCTCTCCCTGAGCCAGCGACCCAGGCTGTGAAGTAAGGGAAGGTAACAAAAGGACTGGAGGGTTTTAGCCTACATGGGAATGGATATTGGAGGGTAGAGAGGGTGGAGGGGCTGGGTAGGAGGTGGGAGGGCTGTGGAAGGAAGGTCACTGTGGCTTCATGATTCCTTTCACCCCTCCTGAGGAGTCAGTACAAGGGCTGAGAGATGCAGTTAGACACAAGTTTATTGGTGGATCTGCAGCGgagtcctccctctctctgggatAGCCGAGGGCACAGCACCAACAgagggatggacagacagaccCCCAAAAGGACACATGGATGGTGCAGACTCAGAGAGACTATAGCACAGCCACATAGGCACAGAGACACACAGGCCACAGCaccaagaaacacacacacacggagacaaaACCACAGGGCTAGAACACACGGACAAAGTGCGGGCTTTGGGGCTCCTGCATAGACAGAGCGAGGGCCACGTGGGGAGGGGGCCCCTGCTGACCTCCCCCAGGCATAGGCACACCAACAGCACACAGACAGGCAGATgcccccagccagccagccagccagcctgccACACAGATAAATGAACTGCATGGAGAGGACGCTTGTGCTCCCCAGACCATAGAGTGGGGACTGAGGGGCTTCTACACACCCCCACCAATTGATTCCCATTCAGCCTGactcctgcccgccccccacacccactTTGGTCTTGCccactggggctgggggctggggcgccggcaggtggaaggagggagagaggaaggggtatGGGCCCAGTTCTGTCCCTTTTCGGAGAGCGGGGAGGCAGGTACTGAGAGTCCAGGGCTGAGCCAGGGCCTGGCagtggggtgagggcagggccTCGGCTCAGGCCTGGGGGGGCTCCCGGCAGCGCAGGCACTGGGCCATCTCGGGCTGGTACTGCTCAACCTGCAGGGTACAGCTGGAGAATCCAAACCGGGAGTGGAGCTGGGATGTGGCTTCAGCCAGGACAGCTTCAGGGTCGGCCGTGGAGTCTGTGGGAGAGTGATAAGAGGCAGCAGGTTCCCAGGGGAGTCGGGAATCAGGCAGGGGCCAAGATAAGGCCGGGTGAAGGGGGACCCAATGGCTTGCACAGCATTAAAGCCAGATTTGAATGAgaagctttattttctttctgtattgtaTGAACAGCataaaaatgccaaagaaaagGTTGGGGAGACTCACCCCCTAATCAACCATGCTACCAGGCTAAAACACCAAaccattcttatttttctattctcttcggCTCTTTGACTATTAACACGCAGCTGTATGTTTCAGCAGCCATAGTACCCGACTTTCCAAGACAATCcagatgttaaatattttctcccattgtccCTCTAGAGTTACCATCAACTATCCTACAAAGTATAATATTTTTGGCATCCAAATTGCATGTCTCTGATTGCTTCTTGCATCTGGAAGAAACTCAAAAATCCTTTGTCAGCTTGTGAGtcaccatatatatttttaatagttgaaTCATAATGTAGATATAATTTTACATTCAGCTTTTTTCTCTTAGCTTTATACCATAAACATTTCTCCTAGTTGCCATACAGTGTTCATAATCATCATTTTGAATAGTTCCATGTTACCCCATTGTCATAACTTACCTAACTGTGCCCTGTCACTAGACCTATTGGTACTagtaatctgttttttttttttaagtttatgtatttgttttgaaagagagagagagagagagagagaaagtgtgtgtgtgtgtgtgtgtgtgtgtgtgtgtgtgtgtgcatgagcagggagaggggtagagagaaagggagagagaatcccaagcaggctctgcgttctCATtgtggagccccacacagggctcaatctcaagaaccgttagatcgtgacctgagccgaaatcaagagtcggtcgctgagccacccaggtactaaTGATCTTTTAAAGGGTTGCTGATTCTCTGCACTACCTCAGAGAGGGGGAAACCTCCCCTCCAGAACACCCTGTCCAGGGTTCCTTGTCTCcaacatgcatgtgtgtgtgagagagatcaagaaagagacagaaacagcaattCAGGCTACCTCCCTAGGTTTGGAAGGGGAGTGTGGGGGATGGGGTTGGGAGATGGGGGACTGTTTCTAGGAGGTAACTGGCTAGGGTCAGTGAGGACTCACCAATAGCCAGGTGTGCGGAGGCAACATGGTAAGTGAGCGTAAGGGACCACAGGTGCAGCTCATGAGTTGCCCGGACTCCTGGCACCGACAACAGCGTGTCCCGCACAGGCTCAAACCCCACACTTCGGGGGGAACCTGCAAACAGCACCCGCCATGCTTACTGCCAGGGCCACTCCTGCCCAAAGACAGCCCCCCCACCAGACTCTACCTCCCCTACCCTGTACCTGCTTACCATTAACCCCCACAATTCCCCCGGTGCCTGAATCCTCCTTCTAGCAATAGGCCCCAGGGCCCAGACCTTCTCCCAACATTCTCTTCAGGGAAGAGAGGTGGCTCAGAGCTGGAGGGAGATCAGAGAGGGCCCTGGGCAGGGAGAGTGGCATCTGATTTACCTTCCATAAGGACACGAAGAACATCTCGGAGGGTGGGAGCTGTGGATCCAAGGGCACagatggagaagaggaaggtGCTGATGGGGTCAGCTGCCTTGTACTGAGGCTATAGAGAAAGAGATCTCTAAGCCCAGGAAGCAGGAATATTCCAGTGGAAGATCTAGGGGTGTCTTGGAAAGACAGGACCCGAGAGGCCCCTGAGAGCCCTGCTAAAGGGGAACGGACCGTGACCTGGGGAGCTGGGAGTcggtggggagggaggccaaGGGTCCTGGGAAGGAGGGGCCGGATGTGGAGCTGGGGAAGGCAGGCTGGGGCAGGCTTGCGCGCACAGTACCTTGAAGTAGATGAGGACAGAGGCGGCCAGTACCCCAAGGCTCTGCAGGAGGTCCCCCAGCACATGCACAAAGGCTGCCCGGACGCTGGTGTTCCCCAGGGGCAGGGGCTCCCCCGGCCCCTCCTCCAGCGGTGCATACTCTGCCCCCCTAGACCCGTGGCTGTGGGGGGGCCCGGCCTGGTGCAGCACAAAGGCCATTCTGAGGGGGAAGCAGAGCAGCTCAGCCCAGGTGGCCTGTTCCTGGCCTCCTCTGCCCTATTTCCATGGCTCTCCAACTCACCTCCCCAGGAGCCCTTTCTTCACCTATTGTCTCCCTGTTTTCCCAACCCGGGGGAGAAGAGAGCATTGGATAAGAGAGACAAATCGTGCAGCCTGGGGGAAAAAATACCGTACATGGTGCAGGAGACAGGGATTCAAATCCTGACCCTGCTACTTGaacagctgtgtggcctgggcaaGTCACCCGACCACTTCTTGGGACCTATTTCATTAACTGTACACTAAGGGTGACACAGTCTACCTCATAGGGTGGTTGTGGGCCTTAAATGAGACAGTACTGGATGAAAGCCCCCCCGCAGAgcagctggcacacagtaggcccttcATAAATGTCCACTGACTCTGACGTCTAGGTCTCTCTCCTGTCTGTTCTCAGGCAGCCCTGGGGCAGACAGTTGAGAACCGTGTGTGCGTGTTGCATGCctgttggggaggggagagagccagCTCTCCCACCCTGGAGGAGGACCCCTTGCCCTGAACCCCGCATGGTGCCTGCTCCATGCTGGAACGTACAGCAGATTGGCACAGACTGCGATGCTGGCGGTCAGCAGCATTGCACCCCCCTCGATGTGGTAGTCGCTGTGCAGCAGGCGGATGAAGGCCAGGTACAGGAGGATGCCAGTGACCATCCAGAGGGAGACCACGGAGGCCAAAGCCCCCAGAGTCTCTGCAGGGGGAGACAAGCTATCAGAGACCCGCCCGGGACCCTAGGAGTTACCTTCTGGTAAGATCAGAGGCTCACTGGGCCACGCAGGGCCTTACCTGAGCGGTGCCAGCCAAAGGTCATGGTGCGGGTGGCTGGACGGGTTGAGAGCCAAAGGGAGAAGAGGCTGCCCATCATGCTGCCCACATCCGCCAGGAGGTGGGCTGCATCTGTCATGATGGCCAGGCTGTGTGCCAAATACCCACCTGCAAGGGCAAAGCAATGGACGGTCTGGGTCCATTTGGAAGATATCATGCTCCGTGGTAGTGTGTGTACAAGCACGGAAAGATACTGCGGGGACGTGCACCAAAATGTGAACCGTGTTTTTCCCTGAGGATGAGATTACAGggagtttttatttccttcttttcactcACCCACGTTTTCTAGTTTTCCTATAATGACACATTTTGATATCAAGAAAATAGGACTTTAAAAAGACTAGCTAATGCCGAGAGGCCAGCCCTGGCCCTCTGCCCCCAGACCTCGCCCTAAATACCCCTCGGTGCTATCCCTCACCCTCTCCCACTTCCTGAGCCCCGGGCACCcaactccccacccaccccagccatCCCTTCCATTGCTTGTCCACCCAGGAATATTGTTGGGATGCTCTCTCTGGGTGGAGAGCGGCCGAGGCAGGTGTCGAGAGGATGGGGTCGGAGGAGCTGCTCTCCAACTTACCGACCACCTCCCCGGCCATGAAGACGCAGCACACAGCACAGGCCGCACACAGCTGCCTCTGCGCCTGCAGCCTCTCGGGGGTGAGGCCCGGCGGGGGCAAGGGGTCCCTGTGGCAATGGTGGAAGGGCATCTCCTCAGGTTTAGGTTCCTCAGGGAGGGGCTCCGAGGGCTCTGTGAAGAGACTGAGGCAGGCAGCACAATTCAACCTGGGGCTTGACTACAGTTGAATCTGTTCCTCACTCCCAGGCCCTCAGTCCCCCAGAGGGCCTTCATCAGCTATGGCCCCGcactccctctgtctgtccccagGCTTGCTCAAACCCGGGAGCCTCGAGGACAGAGGGCCACATGAGGGATGGGGGCTAAGCAAACAGCTCGGATCCCAGCTGCCCTTTTCCTTTCATACGCAGAGCCACAGAATCTCACAGCTGCAAAGCACCATAGAGGTAGTCTAGTCTAacattttattacagaaattacaagtctgaggctcagggagggagaggacacatggaggccacacagctagttcATGGTAGAGAGCCGACTCCACCATAACCAATTGATAGGCACCATAAGGCACACAAAGTCAGCAGGATCATGCTGATCTCTGGGAGCTTTTGGTGAACAAATGTGTACCTAAGTACTATGATATGTAGCAGAAGGTAGCTATCGCCATCAGAGCAGTTAAAACAAAGTGCTATCAGCGCTCAGAGGATAGAGGGGTAGAGGAGTCCAAGAGAAACCAGGGAAACCACTGAAGGAGGCACCAAGAGAAGGGCCTTGAAGGATGGGGAAGGTGTTGACAGAGACAGGGTGAACATGCCAAGCAGAGGCAATATGACCAGGTGGTGTCAAAGTGTGAGGCCAGACGAAGCACGTGATCCTGGTCTGAGTGCCTCTCTCCCAGACCCATCTCCTCGTGCCTCCACTCCAGATCCTTCACCTTCTCTATCTAGACATGCAGCTGAAATGTGGCCCTTTAAGAGAGGAGtggagggccgcctgggtggctcaggcggttgagtgtctgacttcagctcaggtcatgatctcacagtttgtgagttcgaggctgtcagtatggagcccgctttggatcccctctccccctttctctgcttctcccctactcacactctctttctcaaaaataaataaacattaaaaaaaaaaagaaaaaaaaaaaggaaagaaacagaggagG from Neofelis nebulosa isolate mNeoNeb1 chromosome 9, mNeoNeb1.pri, whole genome shotgun sequence includes these protein-coding regions:
- the SLC30A3 gene encoding probable proton-coupled zinc antiporter SLC30A3 isoform X2, encoding MPFHHCHRDPLPPPGLTPERLQAQRQLCAACAVCCVFMAGEVVGGYLAHSLAIMTDAAHLLADVGSMMGSLFSLWLSTRPATRTMTFGWHRSETLGALASVVSLWMVTGILLYLAFIRLLHSDYHIEGGAMLLTASIAVCANLLMAFVLHQAGPPHSHGSRGAEYAPLEEGPGEPLPLGNTSVRAAFVHVLGDLLQSLGVLAASVLIYFKPQYKAADPISTFLFSICALGSTAPTLRDVLRVLMEGSPRSVGFEPVRDTLLSVPGVRATHELHLWSLTLTYHVASAHLAIDSTADPEAVLAEATSQLHSRFGFSSCTLQVEQYQPEMAQCLRCREPPQA
- the SLC30A3 gene encoding probable proton-coupled zinc antiporter SLC30A3 isoform X1, whose amino-acid sequence is MEPSPATGGSETTRLVSPRDRGGAGGGLRLKSLFTEPSEPLPEEPKPEEMPFHHCHRDPLPPPGLTPERLQAQRQLCAACAVCCVFMAGEVVGGYLAHSLAIMTDAAHLLADVGSMMGSLFSLWLSTRPATRTMTFGWHRSETLGALASVVSLWMVTGILLYLAFIRLLHSDYHIEGGAMLLTASIAVCANLLMAFVLHQAGPPHSHGSRGAEYAPLEEGPGEPLPLGNTSVRAAFVHVLGDLLQSLGVLAASVLIYFKPQYKAADPISTFLFSICALGSTAPTLRDVLRVLMEGSPRSVGFEPVRDTLLSVPGVRATHELHLWSLTLTYHVASAHLAIDSTADPEAVLAEATSQLHSRFGFSSCTLQVEQYQPEMAQCLRCREPPQA